Below is a genomic region from Burkholderia pseudomultivorans.
GATCTCGGTGACCGAGCGCGCGGCGTACATCGGCCGCATCCGCGCACTGTCGCGTCTCGTCGCGCAGGCTTACTACGACTCGCGCGAGAAGCTCGGCTTCCCGATGCTCGGCAACCCGCCGGGCGTGCCGGGCCTCACCACCGACGCCCAGGACGCCGCGCAGCCGGCATGGGCGCCGCCGCTGAAGGTCGAACGCAAGATCGATCAGGACTGACGAGACCGGATTTCCTCACATCATGACGCACAATCATCCCGCCCCCCTGCTCGTCGAACTGCTGACCGAAGAGCTGCCGCCGAAGGCCCTCGCGCGCCTCGGCGACGCATTCGCCGAAGGCCTCGCGCAACGCCTCGCGGCGCGCGACCTCGTCGAAGGCGAACTCGTATTCGAACGCTATGCGACGCCGCGCCGCCTCGCGGTCGTCGTGCAGAACGTGCGCGCCGTCGCCCCGGAAAAGCAGGTCCGCGAAAAGGTCCTGCCCGTGTCGGTCGCGCTCGATGCCGAAGGCAAGCCCACCGCGCCGCTCGCGAAGAAGCTCGCGGCGCTCGGCCACCCGAACCTGTCGATCGCCGATCTCGAGCGCGCGCAGGACGGCAAGGCCGAAGCGTTCTTCGTCAACTATTCGGCGGCCGGCGCGACGCTCGCGGACGGCCTGCAGGCCGCGCTCGACGAAACCCTCGCGAAGCTGCCGATCCCGAAGTTCATGACCTACCAGCGCCCGGACGGCACCGACGTGAAGTTCGTGCGTCCCGTGCATCGGCTGACGGTGCTGCACGACGACCGCGTCGTGCCCGTCACCGCGTTCGGCATCGACGCGGGCGACACCACGCTCGGTCACCGCTTCCTGTCCGACGGCCTGGTCGCGATCCAGCATGCGCGCGCGTATGCCGACACGCTGCGCGACAAGGGCCGCGTGATCGCGCACTTCGGCGACCGCCGCGAAACGATCCGCACGCAGCTGAACGAGCACGCGAACGGCGACACCGTCGTGATGCCCGAGGCGCTGCTCGACGAAGTGACGTCGCTGGTCGAATGGCCGGTCGTCTACCCGTGCCGCTTCGAGGACGAGTTCCTGCAGGTGCCGCAGGAATGCCTGATCCTGACGATGCAGACGAACCAGAAGTACTTCGCGCTGACCGACATCGCCGGCAAGCTGCGTTCGCGCTTCCTGATCGTGTCGAACATCGAGACGAAGACCCCGGGCGAGATCGTCGAGGGCAACGAGCGCGTCGTGCGCCCGCGCCTGGCCGATGCGAAGTTCTTCTTCGAGCAGGACAAGAAGAAGCCGCTCGCCGAGCGCGTGCCGCTGCTCGCGAACGTCGTCTATCACAACAAGCTCGGTTCGGCGCTCGCGCGCGTCGAGCGCCTCGAGGCGCTAGCCGGCGAGATCGCGCCCGCGATCGGCGCGGATGTCGCGCACGCGAAGCGCGCCGCACGCCTCGCGAAGGCCGACCTGCTGACCGACATGGTCGGCGAGTTCCCGGAACTGCAGGGCACGATGGGCACGTACTACGCGCGCCACGACGGCGAACCCGACGACGTCGCGCTCGCGTGCGCCGAGCACTACCAGCCGCGCTTCTCCGGCGACGCCCTGCCGACCACGCCGGTCTCGACCGCCGTCGCGCTCGCGGACAAGCTCGAGACGATCGTCGGCATCTGGGGCATCGGCCTCGCGCCAACCGGCGAGAAGGATCCGTTCGCGCTGCGCCGCCACGCGCTCGGCGTGCTGCGCCTGCTGCTCGAAAAGCAGCTGCCGCTCGACCTCGTGTCGCTACTGCGCACCGCGTACGCGCGCTTCGCAGGCGTGCCGGGCGTCGCCGAATCGACCGACGCGATCCTCGCGTTCTTCATGGACCGCCTGCGCGGGCTGCTGCGCGAACGCGGCTACTCGGCCGGCGAGGTCGACGCGGTGCTGGGCCTGAACCCGACGCGCGTCGACGACCTGGTCGCCCGCCTCGACGCGGTGCGCGAGTTCACGCGTCTTGCCGAAGCCGAGGCGCTCGCGGCCGCGAACAAGCGGATCTCGAACATCCTGAAGAAGTCGGAAGGCGCCACCAACGGCGCGGTGCAGCCGACGCTGCTGGTCGAGGCCGCCGAGAAGGCGCTGCACGAACAGCTCGCGGCCGTGACGCCGCACGTGCAGTCGCAGCTCGAGGCGCGCGCGTACACGGGCGCGCTGTCGGCGCTCGCCGCGCTGCGCGCACCGGTCGACACGTTCTTCAACGACGTGATGGTCAACGCCGAGGATCCGGCGCTGCGCGCGAACCGTCTCGCGCTGCTGTTCGCGCTGCACCAGCAGATGAACTGCGTCGCCGACATCTCGAAGCTCGCCGCTTGAGGGCTGCATCATGCCGACCAGCCCCAACCGCAAGCTCGTCGTCCTCGACCGGGACGGCGTGATCAACGTCGATTCGGACGCGTTCATCAAGACGCCCGACGAGTGGATCGCGCTGCCCGGCGCGCTCGAGGCGATCGCCCGGCTGAACCACGCGGGGTATCGCGTGGTCGTCGCGACCAACCAGTCGGGCATCGGTCGCGGGCTGTTCGACATGGCCGCGCTCAACGAGATGCACCTGAAGATGCATCGCGCGGCGGCCGCGGTCGGCGCGCGCATCGACGCGGTGTTCTTCTGCCCGCACACGGCCGAGGATCACTGCGACTGCCGCAAGCCGAAGCCCGGCATGATGCAGATGATCGCCGAGCGCTTCGAGATCGATCCCGATCACACGCCGGTCGTTGGCGATGCGCTGCGCGACCTGCAGGCCGGCGTCGCGATCGGCTTCCAGCCGCACCTCGTGCTGACCGGCAAGGGCAAGAAGACGCTCGCCGCGGGCAACCTGCCGCCCGGCACGAAGGTCCACGACGACCTGCGCGCGTTCGCGCTCGACTTCCTTTCCAACGACCACGAGTGATGCGGCCGCCGCGCGCATCCTCCCCACTGCCAGACTCACGCCGATGCGCTTCATCCGCTCCCTGCTGCTGCTGCTCTACTTCGTCCTGTACACGGTGCCGTACGCGACCGCGTGCTTCATCGCGTTCCCGTTCATGCGCCCCGACGCGCGCTACTGGATGGCCGCCGGCTGGTGCAAGTCCACGCTGTGGGTCGTGCGCTGGCTGAACGGCATCCGCTACCGGATCGAAGGGATGGAGAACCTGCCCGACGGCCCGGCCGTGCTGCTGTCGAAGCACCAGTCCGCATGGGAGACGCTCGCGTTCCCGGCGCTGATGCCCAAGCCGCTCTGCTACGTGTTCAAGCGCGAACTGCTGTACGTGCCGTTCTTTGGCTGGGCGCTCGGGATGCTGCACATGGTCAACATCAACCGCAAGGAAGGCAAGCACGCGTTCGACTCGGTGATCCGCCAGGGCAAGAAGCGCCTCGCAGAGGGGGCATGGATCATCATGTTCCCCGAAGGCACGCGCACGCCGGTCGGCAAGCAGGGCAAGTACAAGACGGGCGGTGCGCGCTTCGCGATCGAAACCGGCACGCCGGTCGTGCCGATCGCGCACAATGCCGGTCATGTGTGGCCGCGCAACTCGTTTACGAAATTCCCGGGCGTCGTCACCGTATCGATCGGCAAGCCGATCGCGGTCGACGGGCTGACGCCCGACGTATTGAACTCGAAGGTCGAAGCATGGATCGAAGCGGAAATGCGCCGCATCGACCCGAATGCGTATGATCGAGCGGGCAATACCGGCACGCGCGATGCCGCGCGCGTCTGATTCCCCCGGATTGCAGCCGTTGCGTACGACAAAACGAAGCGAACTGATGAAGAAGCGTCCGCGGCCACGACCTGCCGTCGTGGCCCTCGATCATCGCCAGCTTGACCTGCCGCTCTTCGACGGGCCGGCTGCCGCACCGTCGGCGCCTGCCGCGCCGCCGGCGCCGCCCGACACCGCTCCCGCCACGCCGCCCGACACCGCGCCGACGCCCGATCGCTCGCGCGTGCGCACGCTCGCGCTCGACAGCCGCGTGCTCGAATACCGGCTCAAGCGCTCGGCACGCCGCACGATCGGCTTCACGATCGACGGCAGCGGGCTGTCGATCACCGCGCCGCGCTGGGTCACGCTCGCCGACATCGAGGCCGCGATCGCGGAAAAGCAGCGCTGGATCTTCGCGAAGCTTGCGGAATGGAAGACGCGCACCGAGCAGCGTGCGCTGCCGCAGATCGACTGGCGCGACGGCGCGCAGCTTCCGTATCTCGGCAAGACGGTGACGATCGCGCTCGGCGCGAGCGCCGTCGCGTTCGACGCCGATGCGCAGCGGCTGTCGCTGCCGCTGCCCGCGCAGGCCGACGCGCAGCAGATCAAGGATCGCGTGCAGGGCTGGCTGCAGGGCGAGGCGAAGCGGATCTTCGTCGAGCGCCTCGCGGTCTATGCGGAAAAGCTCGGCGTCACCTATTCGATGGTTGCGCTGTCATCGGCCGCGACGCGCTGGGGCAGCTGCTCGAGCGACGGCAAGATCCGCCTGAACTGGCGGCTGATCCATTTCCCGATGTCGATCGTCGACTACGTCGTCGCGCACGAGCTGTCGCACCTGCGCGAGATGAACCACAGCCCCGCGTTCTGGCAGACGGTCGAATCGATCTTTCCCGAATTCCGCGAAGCGCGGCATACGCTCAAGCATCACCCGCCCGAACTGCTGCCGGCGCTGTGACGCGGTAAACGCAGACGGGCGGCGCGGGTTTCCCCGCCGCCGCCCGTGCCGGCCGCCGCGCGCGTCGCGCGCCGCGGCCCCTTCATCCGGCGCTCAGTGCGCCTTCTTCTGGATGAACTCGATCTTGTAGCCGTCCGGATCCTCGACGAACGCGATCACGGTCGTGCCGTGCTTCATCGGGCCCGCTTCGCGCGTGACCTTGCCGCCCTGCGCCTTGATCTTCTCGCAGGCCGCGTACGCGTCGTCGACTTCCAGCGCCAGATGGCCGAAGCCGTTGCCGAGGTCGTAGGACGGCGTATCCCAGTTGTGGGTCAGCTCGATCACGGTGCCCGTGCTTTCGTCTTCGTAGCCGACGAACGCGAGCGTGAACCTGCCTTCCGGATAGTCGTCGCGGCGCAGCACCTTCATGCCGAGCAATTCGGTGTAGAACTTGATCGAGCGGTCGAGATCGCCGACTCGCAGCATCGTATGCAGCAAACGCATGTGTCGTACTCCTGTGGGGACTTTCCAGAACCGGAAACTCTACCAGAGTCGCGCGAATTCCGTCGCAGGCGCCCCGCCCGGCCGGGCCGACAGCGCGCCTCCGCTGCCGGCATGGCGCTCCCGCCGGATCCGCCGATCGGGTAACATCGCTGCACCTCGCACCAAAAGCGGGCACGGCACCCCGCCTCCCCGGGCCGGCATGCCGCGCGACACCGCCACGCGATCACCTGCCCATTCAGCCACACTGCCGTGCCAGACCGCCGATACGAGCGCGCAGAACGCGCCGCCCGCCCGACCCCGTCCCCGCCACCGCCGCTGCGGGCCGCCGAGGCGCGCCGATGACGACGCTCGCTCCCGCGCGGCGCGCGCTCGATGCGCGCGCCGCAGGCCTGATGCTGCTGCTGTGCGCGATCTGGGGCTTCCAGCAGGTCGCGATCAAGAGCACGAACGCCGCGATTCCGCCGATGTTCCAGGCCGGCCTGCGCTCGGTATTCGCCGCGCTGCTGCTGTGGGGCTGGGCCCGCTCGCGCGGCACGCCGCTGTTCCGCGCCGACGGCACGTTCGGCGCCGGGCTCGCGGCCGGCGCGCTGTTCGCCGGCGAATTCATCTGCGTATTCTTCGGGCTGACGCTGACGAGCGCGTCGCACATGGCGATCTTCCTGTACACCGCGCCGTGCTTCACCGCGCTCGGCCTGCACCTGTTCGCGCCGGGCGAGCGCCTGCGGCCCGTCCAGTGGGCCGGCGTCGGCCTCGCGTTCGCCGGTATCGCGCTCGCGTTCGCGGACGGCTTCCTGAAACCGCTCGCGCCCGGCGCGTCGATGCTGGCGGGCCTCGCCGGCGATGCGCTCGGGATCCTCGGCGGCGCGATGTGGGCCGCGACGACGGTCGTCGTGCGCTCGACGTCGCTCGCGCGCGCCAGCGCCAGCAAGACGCTGTTCTACCAGCTCGCGGTATCGGCCGTCGTGCTGGTCGCACTCGCCGCGCTGCTCGGCCAGACCTCGTTCGCGCACGTCACGCCGGTGGCCGTCGCGAGCCTCGCGTACCAGTCGGTGATCGTCGCGTTCGTCAGTTATCTGTCGTGGTTCTGGCTGCTGACGCGCTACAGCGCGTCGCGGCTGTCGGTCTTTACGTTCCTGTCGCCGCTGTTCGGCGTCGCGTTCGGCGTGCTGCTGCTCGGCGAGTCGGTCGGCTGGCGCTTCATGTCGGCCGCCGCGCTGGTGCTGACCGGGATCGCGCTCGTCAACGCGCCGTCGCGCGGCCGGGCGTGACGCGGCGCGCCACTGCCGCCGGCGCCGCGCATGAAAAAGGCTGCCCGACCGGGCAGCCTCGACAGATCGGCTCGACGACGTGCGCGTCGCGCGTTATCCGGCCTTGCGCGCCGCGGCGAGCGCCTGCGTGACGCCGACGTATTCCGCCACGCTGACATCCTCCGCACGGCGCGCCAGATCGAAGCCGAGCGCGTCGAAATCGATCGCGTCGCGATAGTCGCCGAGCGTATTGCGCAGCATCTTGCGTCGCTGCGAGAACGCGGCCGTCACCAGCTCGCCGAGCAGCACCGGATCGACGTCCGGCAACTCGTGCGGCGCATACGGAATCATCCGGACGATCGCCGAATCGACCTTCGGCGGCGGCTGGAACGACTCGGGCGGCACGTCGAGCATCTTGTCCATCGCGTAGCGGTACTGCAGCATCACCGACAGCCGCGAGAACGCCTTCGTGCCCGGCTCCGCGACCATCCGCTCGACGACCTCGTTCTGCAGCATGAAATGCTGGTCGATCACCACGTCGGCGAACGTCATCAGGTGGAACAGCAGCGGGCTGGAAATGTTGTACGGCAGGTTGCCGACGATCCGCAGCGACGGCGCATCGCCGGGCGCCGCGAGCGAGCGGAAGTCGAACGCGAGCGCATCGCCCGCGTGCAGTTCGAGCAACGCGCCGAAACGCTGCGTCAGCCGCGCGATCAGGTCGCGATCGAGTTCGACCGCGTACAGCGGCGACTCGGGCGTCGCCAGACGCTCGATCAGCGGCTCGGTCAGCGCGCCGAGCCCGGGGCCGATCTCGACCATCCGCTGGCCGCGCGCGGGCCCGATCGTCGAGACGATCGAGTCGATCACGCCGTGATCGACGAGGAAGTTCTGCCCGAAGCGCTTGCGCGCGAAATGGCCCTGATGCTGTCTGCTGTTCGACATCGACTGAAAAAAACGAAAAAAACGCGATGGATGAAGTCTAGTGGGGCCGCGCGGCCCCGGCCACGTCAGGCTGCGCGCCGATGGCGCGCCATCGTGACGGCCGTGTCGAGCGCGGCGACCATGCTGCCCGGATCGGCGCGGCCGGTGCCGGCCAGATCGAGCGCGGTGCCGTGATCGACCGAGGTGCGGATGATCGGCAGCCCGAGCGTGACGTTGATGCCCTCGCCGAACGTCGCGTACTTCAGCACGGGCAGCCCCTGGTCGTGGAACATCGTGAGCACGCAGTCGGCATCGGCAAGATAGCGCGGCTGGAACAGCGTGTCGGCCGGGTACGGGCCGCGTGCGTCGATCCCCTGCGCTTTCGCCTGCGCGAGCGCCGGCGAGATCACGTCGATTTCCTCGCGGCCGAGATAGCCGTTCTCGCCCGCATGCGGGTTCAGGCCCGTCACGAGGATGCGCGGCGCGGCGAGGCCGAAGTCGCGCCGCAGGTCGCGATCGATGATCGCGAGCGTGTCGACCAGCCCGTCGATCGTCAGCGCGGCCGATACGTCCTTCAGCGGCAGGTGCGTCGTCGCGAGCGCGACGCGCAGCGGCGTGTCGCCGGTGCCGGCCAGCATCATCACGACGCGCGGCGTATGCGTGCGCTCGGCGAGGTATTCGGTATGGCCGGTGAACGGCACGCCCGCATCGTTGATCGTGCTCTTCTGCAGCGGCGCTGTGACGATCGCGTCGTAGCGGCCGGCCACCGCGCCGTCGATCGCCGCATCGAGCAGCCCGAGCACGTAGCGGCCGTTGGCCGCGTCCAGCTTGCCCGCCTGCGCCGGCGCGGCGAGCGGATGATGCTCGACCGACACGCGGCCGCCGCCCGCGAATACCGCGCGGTCGACGCCGACGGCCGCCGC
It encodes:
- a CDS encoding DMT family transporter is translated as MTTLAPARRALDARAAGLMLLLCAIWGFQQVAIKSTNAAIPPMFQAGLRSVFAALLLWGWARSRGTPLFRADGTFGAGLAAGALFAGEFICVFFGLTLTSASHMAIFLYTAPCFTALGLHLFAPGERLRPVQWAGVGLAFAGIALAFADGFLKPLAPGASMLAGLAGDALGILGGAMWAATTVVVRSTSLARASASKTLFYQLAVSAVVLVALAALLGQTSFAHVTPVAVASLAYQSVIVAFVSYLSWFWLLTRYSASRLSVFTFLSPLFGVAFGVLLLGESVGWRFMSAAALVLTGIALVNAPSRGRA
- the gloA gene encoding lactoylglutathione lyase is translated as MRLLHTMLRVGDLDRSIKFYTELLGMKVLRRDDYPEGRFTLAFVGYEDESTGTVIELTHNWDTPSYDLGNGFGHLALEVDDAYAACEKIKAQGGKVTREAGPMKHGTTVIAFVEDPDGYKIEFIQKKAH
- the rsmA gene encoding 16S rRNA (adenine(1518)-N(6)/adenine(1519)-N(6))-dimethyltransferase RsmA, which codes for MSNSRQHQGHFARKRFGQNFLVDHGVIDSIVSTIGPARGQRMVEIGPGLGALTEPLIERLATPESPLYAVELDRDLIARLTQRFGALLELHAGDALAFDFRSLAAPGDAPSLRIVGNLPYNISSPLLFHLMTFADVVIDQHFMLQNEVVERMVAEPGTKAFSRLSVMLQYRYAMDKMLDVPPESFQPPPKVDSAIVRMIPYAPHELPDVDPVLLGELVTAAFSQRRKMLRNTLGDYRDAIDFDALGFDLARRAEDVSVAEYVGVTQALAAARKAG
- the glyS gene encoding glycine--tRNA ligase subunit beta; this translates as MTHNHPAPLLVELLTEELPPKALARLGDAFAEGLAQRLAARDLVEGELVFERYATPRRLAVVVQNVRAVAPEKQVREKVLPVSVALDAEGKPTAPLAKKLAALGHPNLSIADLERAQDGKAEAFFVNYSAAGATLADGLQAALDETLAKLPIPKFMTYQRPDGTDVKFVRPVHRLTVLHDDRVVPVTAFGIDAGDTTLGHRFLSDGLVAIQHARAYADTLRDKGRVIAHFGDRRETIRTQLNEHANGDTVVMPEALLDEVTSLVEWPVVYPCRFEDEFLQVPQECLILTMQTNQKYFALTDIAGKLRSRFLIVSNIETKTPGEIVEGNERVVRPRLADAKFFFEQDKKKPLAERVPLLANVVYHNKLGSALARVERLEALAGEIAPAIGADVAHAKRAARLAKADLLTDMVGEFPELQGTMGTYYARHDGEPDDVALACAEHYQPRFSGDALPTTPVSTAVALADKLETIVGIWGIGLAPTGEKDPFALRRHALGVLRLLLEKQLPLDLVSLLRTAYARFAGVPGVAESTDAILAFFMDRLRGLLRERGYSAGEVDAVLGLNPTRVDDLVARLDAVREFTRLAEAEALAAANKRISNILKKSEGATNGAVQPTLLVEAAEKALHEQLAAVTPHVQSQLEARAYTGALSALAALRAPVDTFFNDVMVNAEDPALRANRLALLFALHQQMNCVADISKLAA
- the gmhB gene encoding D-glycero-beta-D-manno-heptose 1,7-bisphosphate 7-phosphatase gives rise to the protein MPTSPNRKLVVLDRDGVINVDSDAFIKTPDEWIALPGALEAIARLNHAGYRVVVATNQSGIGRGLFDMAALNEMHLKMHRAAAAVGARIDAVFFCPHTAEDHCDCRKPKPGMMQMIAERFEIDPDHTPVVGDALRDLQAGVAIGFQPHLVLTGKGKKTLAAGNLPPGTKVHDDLRAFALDFLSNDHE
- the pdxA gene encoding 4-hydroxythreonine-4-phosphate dehydrogenase PdxA, whose amino-acid sequence is MTTPALQIAITTGEPAGVGPELTVQALRDAGARWPDAQFTVLGDAALLDARAAAVGVDRAVFAGGGRVSVEHHPLAAPAQAGKLDAANGRYVLGLLDAAIDGAVAGRYDAIVTAPLQKSTINDAGVPFTGHTEYLAERTHTPRVVMMLAGTGDTPLRVALATTHLPLKDVSAALTIDGLVDTLAIIDRDLRRDFGLAAPRILVTGLNPHAGENGYLGREEIDVISPALAQAKAQGIDARGPYPADTLFQPRYLADADCVLTMFHDQGLPVLKYATFGEGINVTLGLPIIRTSVDHGTALDLAGTGRADPGSMVAALDTAVTMARHRRAA
- a CDS encoding lysophospholipid acyltransferase family protein — protein: MRFIRSLLLLLYFVLYTVPYATACFIAFPFMRPDARYWMAAGWCKSTLWVVRWLNGIRYRIEGMENLPDGPAVLLSKHQSAWETLAFPALMPKPLCYVFKRELLYVPFFGWALGMLHMVNINRKEGKHAFDSVIRQGKKRLAEGAWIIMFPEGTRTPVGKQGKYKTGGARFAIETGTPVVPIAHNAGHVWPRNSFTKFPGVVTVSIGKPIAVDGLTPDVLNSKVEAWIEAEMRRIDPNAYDRAGNTGTRDAARV
- a CDS encoding M48 family metallopeptidase, giving the protein MKKRPRPRPAVVALDHRQLDLPLFDGPAAAPSAPAAPPAPPDTAPATPPDTAPTPDRSRVRTLALDSRVLEYRLKRSARRTIGFTIDGSGLSITAPRWVTLADIEAAIAEKQRWIFAKLAEWKTRTEQRALPQIDWRDGAQLPYLGKTVTIALGASAVAFDADAQRLSLPLPAQADAQQIKDRVQGWLQGEAKRIFVERLAVYAEKLGVTYSMVALSSAATRWGSCSSDGKIRLNWRLIHFPMSIVDYVVAHELSHLREMNHSPAFWQTVESIFPEFREARHTLKHHPPELLPAL